CTGAAGATTTTCCAATCAGGTAAACACAACCTCACCCCTAGAACATGGCAAAGGACCAAATACAAGATAAGTAACATCACAAGATAAAGCAAACTTCATTGGCTCTAACAGTTGACTTTACTAATGAATGTTAGCAATCGAATTTGGATATCGAAGTTTAGAATTAATCTGTTGACATATAACAATGTGCAATTACATAAGAAAAGTTTTCCGGCATTCATCACAACGCGGTAGGTATAATTCCCGGCAAACTAAAGCAATTAGACTCGACAACTAGCTCAAATGTTTATTAAGTACAACAAAATTAACAAGCATGTATAGGTAACCAACAAAGACTAAACTCAATTCCACAAAAGTCTATTTTCTTAtctgtcttttgttttttctttacaaGCATTTAGTACAGAGAAACTTACACATTCAATTCAAGCAATCTTGTTCCTTTCCCATCAGACATCCAAGTTTTCCATCTGAACGTTGCTCTTGAGAGGCACATACTCTCCGAGATACCCACCCAGATGATCGTGCAGAGCGCCCTTGTCAATCCCCTGGTGATGGTAGCTTTTGCAGACGTAGTAAAACACACTCTGCAATAGCAATCCAACCAAATTCACAATCACCAGGACACACACCAAAAACCCACCAACCACAATCCTCACAAAAACCCCGTAATCCTCCCCGCCGTGCACCACCACCGACCCGAAAACCGCACTGATAACCCCGCAGATGGTCAAGTACCCGAAAACGAGCACGAAGGCCATCCCAACCTTCCCCTTGAGCAGCTCATAGCTCTTCTTCATGGCGGCGAACCCGTAGATGGGCTCGAGCACGGAGACCACGCTGGCCAAGTGCCAGAGCGCGGTGATGTAGACGTGGACGaccaagaagaggaggaagatgaCGATGCCGGAGAAGAGGAGCAGAAATGAATTCTGGGTATCGATGGCGAGGATGAGGAGGACGAGGAAGCCGACGAAGACGAGATTGTAGCAGAACATGAGGAGGGAGACCCAGAGGAAAGTGATGAAGAGGCGCTTGAAGACTTTTGGGATTGCAGAGAGGGTGTTGGAGAAAGAGACGGGCTTGGAGGTGTAGAGGGAGGCGGCGGTGAAGACGACGGCGGCGGTGGAGAGGAGGGAGAAGGCGAAGAGGAAGATGAGGTAGCAGAattggaagaggaggaggagggtccATTCTTGGTGGAGCTGGGCGGGGTCGGTGGAAGGGCCTTGGAGCTGGTTGAGGAGAGGGTGGGTGAAGAGGGAGTGGGCGAGGATGGCGAAGGAGAGAGGGaagattagggttagggttatgAGGTAGAAGGTTTTGGGCGACTGTTTGGGGATGGAGGTGGATTCTCTGAGGATGTCAGGGATGGTGAGAAATTGGAGTTCCTCTGGGGCCAGATCCATTTGGATTTGGAAGGTCTGTTtggatgaaaagaaaagaaaagttgggTTTTTGATTGatggggtgttgagttttagagagagagagagagattggagGTCTAGAGATTGGGGAAGAAGgcaggaaggaggaagaagaagatggtggGGGAAAAGCGGTCATTATTTTATCTAAATGTTGATGTGGATACGTGCAAAGTAATAAGCTTATGTGGCATGTCGGTGATGCATACGAAATTAGATCCGTTCCGAACCTTAATGTCCAGAACTTTAGTGTGAGTTTGATCCTTATCGGTCTCACTCTCCCTAACAACTAATAATTTAACCGACTAACTCTAttgtttgtgaaaaaaaaaaaaaatcgactATCAATCTCATGTCCTAGTTTTAGTATTCTTATATTTGCGTTAAGCAAATTGATTAACGTTGTGTGTTCAATATCTTTGTACTAAGTTCTAAATATTCTGTAAATTAGAGGGTTATAGATTCGAGCCCAACCACGCGTTTTTTAAGAACTCAATCAATGTAGTTATAACCCAATTATCTTGTTCAATTCAGATCTAATTTGTTTTACGTTCATGGAAAGATGATATAAGGCTATATGCAAGATATTATTCAATTTGAAAAAT
This genomic interval from Malus domestica chromosome 05, GDT2T_hap1 contains the following:
- the LOC103435294 gene encoding uncharacterized protein, with product MDLAPEELQFLTIPDILRESTSIPKQSPKTFYLITLTLIFPLSFAILAHSLFTHPLLNQLQGPSTDPAQLHQEWTLLLLFQFCYLIFLFAFSLLSTAAVVFTAASLYTSKPVSFSNTLSAIPKVFKRLFITFLWVSLLMFCYNLVFVGFLVLLILAIDTQNSFLLLFSGIVIFLLFLVVHVYITALWHLASVVSVLEPIYGFAAMKKSYELLKGKVGMAFVLVFGYLTICGVISAVFGSVVVHGGEDYGVFVRIVVGGFLVCVLVIVNLVGLLLQSVFYYVCKSYHHQGIDKGALHDHLGGYLGEYVPLKSNVQMENLDV